A genomic segment from Bradyrhizobium sp. ISRA430 encodes:
- the surE gene encoding 5'/3'-nucleotidase SurE has protein sequence MRILCTNDDGIHAPGLKVVEEIARALSDDVWVVAPELDQSGVSHSLSLNDPLRLREVGPQHFAVRGTPTDCVIMGARHILGAKLPDVVLSGVNKGRNVAEDVVYSGTIAGALEGTILGLPSFALSQEFSIETRERPPWDTARKFGPDILRKVIAAGVPKDTVINVNFPSCAPEDVLGIRVTRQGKRNLGFLKIDERRDGRGNPYFWIGFERTAMLDTPADGTDLAALRDRYVSVTPLRLDRTDEAFSEALDAMLK, from the coding sequence ATGCGCATTCTCTGCACCAACGACGACGGTATCCACGCCCCCGGGCTCAAGGTCGTGGAGGAAATCGCGCGGGCGCTGTCCGATGATGTTTGGGTGGTGGCCCCCGAGCTCGACCAGTCCGGCGTGTCGCATTCGCTGTCGTTGAACGACCCGTTGCGCCTGCGCGAGGTCGGTCCGCAGCACTTTGCCGTGCGCGGCACCCCGACTGACTGCGTCATCATGGGTGCCCGCCACATCCTGGGCGCCAAGCTGCCCGATGTGGTGCTGTCCGGGGTCAACAAGGGCCGCAACGTCGCCGAGGACGTGGTCTATTCCGGCACCATTGCCGGCGCGCTGGAAGGCACCATACTGGGCCTGCCGTCGTTCGCGCTGTCGCAGGAATTCAGCATCGAGACACGCGAACGTCCGCCGTGGGACACCGCGCGCAAGTTCGGGCCCGACATCCTGCGCAAGGTGATCGCGGCAGGCGTCCCGAAGGATACGGTGATCAACGTCAACTTCCCGTCCTGTGCGCCCGAGGATGTTCTCGGCATCCGCGTGACGCGGCAGGGCAAGCGCAATCTCGGCTTCCTCAAGATCGACGAGCGCCGGGACGGCCGCGGCAATCCCTATTTCTGGATCGGCTTCGAGCGGACCGCGATGCTGGACACGCCTGCCGACGGCACCGACCTCGCGGCATTGCGGGACCGCTACGTCTCGGTCACGCCGCTCAGGCTCGACCGCACCGATGAAGCGTTTTCCG